GTTGTTCATCTCCAattgatttaaatttaaaccGCGTTCTTCTTAATGGTTATTAGCATAAGAATAACTGATATTGAAGTATAAGTCTTTACTTTGAATGAGTTCTAGATATCTGCTGAAAGATAGATATTTGTTTTCCAGCTCTACTCCACCTCCAACTACATAATCCAGCAAATTCATGCCATTTAGTAATATCTATTATTTGATTATACTCCTTTTCCTCTACTTGAGTATGAAACTATGGATGATACATACGGACCATCTTCGTGAGTTATCATTATCGTTCCCTCCTCTTCCACGTTCTGGATTACAAATTGAAAACTAGGAAGCCTTGTAGcgggataaaaaaaaaccacaagacCAGGCAAGAAAGTATCAGAGCGAAGGAGAAGAGCACAAATGTGAACGCTTCATAAAGTTTGAGAAACATATGCAACTATATCTACAatccgacttttttttggactcatgtataacttttttttttggttttaccGCAAATTTCTTACCTTTTTATCGTACAACGCACATATCCTATGCCATTTTCGATGGCAATATTTGCACACTTCGAATGGCTCGTAGTCAATCACGTTGTTCTTCATTTGGACGAACTTGTCTTTTGGCGCCATATTCGATTGATCATTCGGATTTTCCGATAACGATATACCTTCTGGTGGTAATGCATCGAAACACTTCAAACAATACGTATATCGTTCCGAAACCGTTACACCATATTGTGAAGATGTTTGTTCATAACTAAAATCGATAAATATTTTCGTGAACTCGAGAACAATCGCTGTTCTATATATTAGTGTATACTTACACCCAGTACGGCTGATCTCTCGCAATTGTACACATCGATGCGCCGTAACAGAATAATGCCAACGGTGTGAACGACAATTTTCTTGAACAACAGTAGCCCATTTGTTGCATTACTTGGTCCATTTCAGATACAAACATTTCGctgagctaaaaaaaaacacgcacaCTTAACTATTAAGGGAAACAACAAATAACTAAAAgccaaaaagaaatattcttaCTACCTTTGTGCAATATTTGTACACTTTGCTGTTCTTCCTATTATACATCCAAGCGTTATCAAACATTAACCACATATCATCGCAGAACTCCCATGGATTCTTATAACGTCCACTATCTAATTTTACGCATATCGTTGATAAATCCATTGGGTGCTTTATTATATCATTGTAATCCTGAAATATACTATTttaattcgaaaaatattGGCTTTCTTCTTAAAACAATTGTGTGAAATGCAGTTCGGACTTGTaaaacttgtatttttttatcaacTTCTAGTTCGACATGGGATattggaaaaaagacaaaaaaaaaagagttgtggCCCCTCACTAGAAAAATCATCGTATACAGTTGTTGCTTTTGCAGGTGCGTAAGTTGTCAGcttccaataaaaaaaggtaTCAAGTACTTGTAAGTGACGTACTTCATCATTAAgaattaaatatttttgttaggGTAAAACTCCGATTTTTGGTTGGTCTGGTCTTCGAattcaaaaatgacaaatgacaATGGGGCGCACCGGTTGCGCAATACAACaaaagccgtcgtaagaaacagttccggggtcgtccgtttacactgatacggGGAGAGgagaacggaatcaccctcctccccatgatctacgaccccgtataggatttacccacctgaaacctgtaccaccccagattcgtggggtgatggcctTGAAATAACCCATTCGAACAGCAGCTTCAAGGATTATGGATAAAACCAGTAGCTGCACTACCATTGGAGGGTAATACTTTAGCATGATGTAGCCCCAAAAACTCACAGGTATATGCAATAAGTCTGGATCAACCGGCATACGGAACGGTACGGCATCTTCTGAGCAATCCATTTTCTCCCAAACTGGCCGTAAATAATGCCTGGAATAAGCGACTATCATCCTCAACCGTCTTCTTACATTTCATAAGGCATCCTTAACAACATACCGTAACTCATTGGCGTCAAAAATTGTGTCCTCTCCAGGTGGCGGCGTAGGTTCCCGTTTCACCACCTCTTTCTTCGGCGAAGATGTTGAGTCGAGGGCTTTACTGGTAGATTTCACGGACGTATTCGAAGCAGAAGCTGACGCTCCCGACGATGGACCGGgagcaactgaaaaaaatcaacagtaATTGATGCTGGCCTTCGATCATAAATTAAATAGGCATGGATTAAACTATACCGGAACAACCTTCCTCCATTTTGACCTTAGATTCAGATTTAACTAGCGACGGAGGTAATCCGTTTGTTGAGGAGACGTTGGTGGATGACGACAGAGGACCGTTAGAATCTCCGGTGTCCATTGCTTCCATTTTCACCTAACAGATATCGTAGTAAACCACCAATACGAAAAATATGGCAatgaaattaaaggaaaattatgaCGGTTCTTTGGAATGGAACTCCTTAACCTCcaagaaaatccatgaaaggATTCGTTATTAAAGTGTCATTAGAACTACGATTGTGAATCCTGGCAAGAGTACACGGACTTTCTCAGGAAAATAGCAGCAGATGGCGAAAATGCTGTTGGATGGTGTGAATATTGAATGTATTTGGTGCCTCTTTTAGATCTTGGTGCacgtttttgcttttgaaagaaaaacaagtaaaaatcTTCCTGGATCTAGAATGGGGAACAACCGCACTTTATTCGGTATGGAGGGACCTTgctttcttccaaaaaatcgACCAACGATTTCCGGtgcaaattttcacaaaagtgTAATCAGGAAAAATGTTGAACACAGGAAAACAGATATTTGATTGCTACTAAAACCTGCTTCCCGAAGATTCTAGACATCGATCATTTGCGTCCAGCAGAAAATTGTGTTAAATAAGTACCTAAGATGCATAGAGGTAAAGTTCTGATTAAACGCACGAATTAATCTCACGCTTTATCCCGAATTAAATCTGCGTTTTATCATGATTACTTTTTATCGCAATAAGAGTTCTATAGAAATACTGTTTCGAGCGGCTCCCACTCACCAGTGGATGTAAAACCAAGGTGGAAAGACAGCGAAAAGACAACTTTAATACAGTAAACTATAGTCTATACTATCGAAAgtcataattttttgaaagcaatTTTTATGGTGTCTAGTTGATTTCCTAATTCCTCAACCCTTATGAATTTTCGCATCCATCAACTATGCATCTGttcagaaaaaatcagaagctAATCAAGTAAACAATTACCAAAGGTGTTCCAGCAGCTGAACCGTGGTTGCTATTCGACTGAGGACCTATTCGTTCTTGAGACCGTTGTTGTTGGGTTCTTGGATCTGCAGCTGACGGTGGGGCTGACATGGGACCACTGCCTGTAGCGCCTGTCCATCCAGCGACATTATGTTGTTGGTGCGGTTGTTGCGAATGTGGaccttgttgttgttgttgttgagtCGCTTGCAACCCCGGCGGTAAAGGTGTCGATCCAGCAGTTCGATTTGGTGGATTTGGCATATCCATATCGAAGTCTGGGATTGTTCCTAGTGCTGCAAACAGCATCGCCTCTTTAGTTGGTCCTTCATCGAAATATGGATTAGGAATACCTTCCGACACACCTCCACCGGCACCGCCTTGTTGCTGTTGTCCAGCAGCGGCACTTGGAGCAGACTGGGGTGGGGCACCAGCAGAAGCGGCTGCTGATGCCGCACCTCCTTGTGCTCCTCCGTCCGCTCGAAGCCTGGAGTTCTTCTTATCTTGCAAGTCTTTCTGGATCTTATAGATTTTCTCAGCAAGCAGATGGTAGtattcttcctgaaaatctCGAAATTTCACAACGTAGTGGAATATTTTCTACAGTTATCTGTTGGTTAAGAACTCACCCGATCGTTGGCGGACTCGAACATCTCCATCTCGACTTTACGCGCATAGTTGATAAGGTCACGAATTCGCTGATCGTGAATAGCGTTTGGATCGGGTGACGGGAAAATTGCTTTAACTAGCTTCCCAACAAGATGATTACGGAGATCTCGGGTAACATGTTGATGCCATTCCTAAATGTCTTTACATTTAAGCTCTCTTCTAAAAACAATCTTCCATTTTATAATCTAAAGGTTTCTAAGAGAATCAAGAGAAAATTCTCGTTAATAAACACTGCAAAAACTGATGTTCATTGAATGGGCTGCTTTTCTGACAAGCTCCACGCTATATAAATGAAGGCCGAGATGTAAAACAgtgcaaattttctttcggagcaattttatttatttaggatCACGCGTATAACTATACTACAGCTAATAACACAAAACCTACGCATAACTGTAGTTTTCTgttaaaaaaggtgaaaattatttttgattgattaGAAGTTTACTGCTTCGAACACTGATGCTCTGCCCTATTCTGTCAATGACAAGAAATTACTTAAATGGCTAATATCTGGATTTTCTTATCTTGTACACATCGCAATATAGCGAAAACTCAATCAATAAGAACTTAAAACTTGACTTAATTTCCCTCAAAATGTAGTGTAACAGCACCTTCTAAAtgttgtaataataataaatgttcTAATTCCTTTTTACTTTCCAATTAAGAATGTTACTCCAAGCATCAAAATACCAAGAAATGTCTTCAATCGGACGTAACTTTTCAAAAGATAGGTTAGTCCCCCACTTGAAATTCTTTAGATGGCTTaagctttttcattttcatttttatttttagtatttatcTTACTTTATGCTAGAGGGTGCTCCAAATGCCATGCATTTTAGTCCTATCAAAACTAAAGTTCTAAACTGCAGTGACATTTGGAGCACTCTCTATATTTTAACGTTTAGTCGTATCACCGAAATTACTTTGACTAACTACTAAgttataaaatgaaataaaaactaactACTAAACTATCAACATCAGAATAGTAACTCTACTTAAGTTATAACTGTTAGGAAAAAACCGTTACCTTTGCATGACTAGGTACATCGGGAGGTGGGAAATTGATTGTTGAGAAGTCGCCGGGAGCTCTAGACATCATTCCGTGATGAGGACCACCTTGTGTAGTTCCAACAGAGCCAGGACCCGCGTGTTTGTTAGGAGGATTAGGGGAGCGGAATGGATCACTGAAAGACAGATTAGAGATTATATGAATACAGAGCAAAGAGATGCTTTTTACTATTAAACTTACTTCATCGGTGGATTATAGTCGTTGAGCAATCCAGCAGCCGACATGGGGCCACTGTGAGGTCCACCGGGAACACTGCCGGGACCCGATGGTGCTGCACTCGCAGCTCCACTGCCCGCACCTGCTCCTTGATTTGACGCTGGAGCTGGGGAGCCAAATTGAGCCATAGGATCTACTGATTGTGGACCACCAGGGCCCATACTGCCACCACCTACTGACCCAGGAGCTCCAACGGATCCTGGTCCTAGTAATTGGCTCATATCTTGCAATGCTGTAAATGGTTAGTGATTAGGAATTTCATTAACGCtcaaaaaatgagggaaaCAATATAAGAGAGGTAAACTCTGACATAGCTCACTTCCAGCGGCTGACGGCTGATTCTGTATGCTTTTTAGGGGTTTGCACACAGGACAGTCGTCACGATTACAATTCTTCCAATGAGCAATAATTTGCCTTGACGATGCACAGTGtgcatctaaaaaaaagaggtaaagAAACTaattgcagcttttttttaactattgACTTAATGATAATACTTACAAGTACACTGTCTTCCGTTATGGCAGATTGTCATGTGTTGTAAAACTTCTTTCATCGTGTTGCAATGAGGCAAATTGCACGGTGTTCGACCATTTGCGGCTTCGGCAGGATTCTGGAAGCAAACTAGACATCAACGTAAGATAGTAGAGAAAATTGCGCAATAGCTTagatttgaaaagtttcaaaatttttactcTTCCAAAAGTGTCGGAAACGATAGCTTGCTgataatcaataataacacGTTTAAACATGTAAGTACAGAAGAGCACGTCCTAACATGTTAGTGAGGAAACCATAAAAGGCGTCTAATCTTTAGAACGACCTCAACGCTTTCCACGTTTCCTTAAAGGAAATGCTCCTTAGTTTTAATTATCCGATTCTTGTATCGTATCTTTTAATCTTCCAATCCGATCCGGATTTCTTTTAATCGtatttatttgcattattttgtTTGTCTCATTGGTATTCTACTCTCATCTTACTTATTTCCGTTCTTTCATCCTAAATTCATATACACATTCCAAGCCCAACTCAAATCGCCTAGAATATCGCATCATCGTTGAACCAATGGGCTTCTCTTCTACGCTAATTCAAGATGTGCTGAGCGCCTGAGTAAAAGGAGCAACTTAAGAAGCTCTTACGTTGACCCTAGTAAGAAATGAGTTCTCACTAAACCCTCAGTAGATATTCTTTGGTACTTCTACTTACTCTAATGAGTTCTCAAACCTAACAAAAcatactaaataaataagacaCAATACTAAAAGTTGCACCTACCCTTTCCCGTTGCTGACACTTGTGCGCATGTAACAACAACACTAACTGTTGCTGTATCAACTTTCGCTTCTCTGGATCTTGAGTTCCTGGTGTTAAAGGAGTTCCTGGCGTCCGTTGCTGGGGTTGAGACACCGGTGCTCCGGACATTTGCGGATGAGCATGGGATTGTTGGCTTACTGGAGGTGCACCATTCGGCATTTGCATCATTCCCTAGGAGAACAAATAGCTCAAAATATGGTTTTATTGGAGTCAATTTGGCACCATTAGATTGACCCATGCATACCGGAGGTTGTTGCGTCGGTCCGCCTGCACCCGGTGGTCGATTAGGCATCTGATGAGGACCGTTAGATTGGGAGGGatccatcatcatcatctgGAACAGAGGGTCAAccatttttcataatttatttGCGATGTATTACTTGTATTCTTACTGGAGGTCCTTGAGGTGGTCCCGGATGTCCAGGCATCATTCCTGGGTATGGCTGCCTGTTCATAAAGCCCTAAAAAGCATAAGATACTACAGCACGACAACGatagagaaaatttgaaagaagagtTGGTGCGCATACATTTAATATAATACAAGCTTAACAAACATCTTATGTCTTGATTTCAGAGAGATCTTAATTTCAGCTAACCTGAGGAGGTGGTCCGCCCATAAATTGGTCAGGCCGCTGGCCTTGAAAGGGTGCGTTTGGATTAAAAGGTTGCTCCATCATTCCTGGATGTCGCATCATACCCGACATCATCTGCGGCATGCCTGGAAACTTCCGAAATTGAGCCCCTAAATCACCCGCATCAAAACGAATATTATCTCACCCGGCCGACCTGGAGGTGCCATTTGGGGTGGCCGTTGCATGTGAGCTCCATTCATCATGCCTCCTCGTGGAATGGTTTGCCCTCGCCCTTGTCCAGGATAGGGTATCTGAATCCAAAACGATATGTTTCCTCAATATTTAAGTTAGCAAGTTAACATGAGAAATCTCACCTGATTTGGCGCTCCTTGTGGAGCATACTGGCCTGGGTATCCCCGCATTTGACCCTGTGGTCCACCAGTCATCATCGGTTGACCGTATTGTGGCTGTTGGGGCGCCATCTGCATTCCATCGTACATCACGGGCGGTCCCTGACCAGGGGCACGCATTGGGCCTCCAGGAGGTCCACCCGGTGGCCCTCCAGGAGAGGGTCCGGGGCCGCCCGCCCCTCGCCCTGCACCTGCCATGTTTGCGTTTGGAGGAGACATCATTGTCGCGCCGGTCATTGGACTCCTGAGACTTCTCGTCATATTTTTACGATTTATAGCAGAAATATTCCAACTAACCTCGTATTGAAGTTGTTTGCTGCAGGTGCTGTCGAAAACGTAGGCCTTGGCGAATTGTTCGCAGCTGGGCCTTGCGTTTGGGTCATCAATAATTCCTTCAAACGTTCATATTAGGAAGTACTCGACAAAGTCAAAAGACAACCTTAATGTATAAAtaagacgaaaaagtttggTGCATACCTGTAGAACAGATTGCTGTTGACCAGTGCCTTGAGAAGGTTGCCCGCCCGGTTGACCTCCTCCAGCCTGGCCAAATCCCGCCTGTGGCATTGGAGCCGGCATCGTGGATTGTGACGTGgtctagaaaagaaataagaatataaCCTCTAAGAGCAAGCGAACATGGAGAAATCACTGGTGTCTCACGAGCGGCGGAATGccaaatgaagagaaaaaaaaaatgcaacctAACcaagaaagatgaagaaaataaccATATGAAATTTTGCAACGAGGTTACTAGTTTGTGTGAGTTCTTCATTCTATAAATGAGGCTCCTTGAGGACAAATTTCCTCCAAAGTTCCAATGTCACCATTTCCACATCAAACATTAATAGGGCTTATTCCAACTATTTGTAGATGTTAACCTCATTTTAAAGACTCATGTAGATAAACGATTCGTATCACTTTTCTTACCAGAAGTTCGAGAATTAAATGGAAACTTCAGATCTACAAGTTTTCAATAAAGATGAGATAGTGTTTCTACGCTAGTGATTTTCACACATATCTCGTCCAAGTTATCGGTGACCGAAATCGTAAACTTACTCTCTCTTATCAAGACATTATTTCAATAAGTACATCAAGAAACTACGCGCtgataaagaaaagagagcAAATTGATGCTTCCGAACATGGATAACTTGCATAGCCCGTGTAGATGAGATTAGGCCTCGAATAGTTGAAAGGGGAAATCTTTTCGATTTAAACAACGTGTTGTTTATTCTCACGCACCAAAACATTTGTCAGAGTATTTGCAAACTTTGATAGCACCTCGCAGAAAGTGGACTCAGTGATTACTCCATAACGACTTAGCTCTAATTACTTCAAAACTAATTGGGAGTAAACAGggtaaaattttttcaattttactcGAGCGCAGATGattctatttctttgaaaaaagcacGTCTTAGAAAGAATACAAGACAATTTCGATAGAAAACGGCTCAGAGTGAATAGTGCACTCTTTCTAGATCTTTAGGGTTCCAAACCATGTTATTTGATTCTAAACTGAGTTTCCAACCAAATGTTCCTTCCAAAATCTAATCCTTTACAGAATTTAGACATTGGCAAGGAACACAAAACGAACACTTTAAAATAAACTGCTAAGAAAGCTGCCACAAACTCAGCTATGTAGTAGTAGAACAAGTAATCTATCTAAATTtgaaaagcagagaaaaggTGATCGAAATCATTAGTTGTGAATTTTCCAATTAAAGTGAGATGTCTgggtcaaagaaaaaagaaagaaagaaaaagaatgttggTAAAACTTTTGCTTCTGATTCTGACTAGTGTCGAGAGCAAATTCTTGGGAGATGTTATTCGATAATATGCTTCAACTCAGTTTTGACTTCTACATTTTCATTTAGTAGTTTTATAATATTCTACAACGCCTTTAAACTCAAATTGTGAAAACCAGACCTAATTTCTGTCAAATGTTATCAACTTCAgtcaaatattcagaaaacgaaaagaatatAACAGAATACTAAAACTGAAACAGGAAAAAGTTATGGGGATCTCAACAAGCGCCGCCTGGTAGAACTCTATGAAAGGAATCTAGTCGTCACATAACGATATCGAGAAATGAAAGCTAGAACTGAACGAGTAACAAAGTTGGACATAAAACTAGTGTTACCGATCCTCtataagaatgaaagaaatattgaaaagaaaaacgaataatTAACTAACCGGCACATCGCCACCTATGTGACCTGTCTGGGGTAGTGGCTCTAGTTTTTCAAGTTCACTAAGTCCATCTAATCCATCTCCGGATTCAAAATCTGCGCAAGGTGCTAAACAATACAACTAATAAGAAAATGATCAAAGTTGATCCAAAATATAAAATCTGACAAGAAACTACtcccagaaaaataaaacccaCCAGAATcaacttttaactttttgcACGCTGGCTCGTCCATGGCGTCAAGGGAGCCGTGGATTGGCTGGCGTGCGCTCGCTTCTCGATGATCCGAGAGCTTCAGCAGCTACTCCGGTCAGACAAATACTTTGCAGTAGCAGTTGTTTTTATGGATCAAGAGGAGACGTTTACTGCTCGCATGCAGTTTAACCGTCCGCCTCACAGTATCCTTCTTGTCTTCTAAGCAATGCACTTAAAGCGATTTTTTCAATGTGCAGTACGAAGGaagcaaacaaataagaaataaaatagtaacatGGAAGAGAGGAAATCGATAAAACGAAAGGGGAAGTAAATCTAATAAGGACGAATATGGGtaacagaaaagaaggagagtaGCAAAAGTGTACTTATAATGTTTATCAGCAGCACCTCTTTCAATTTCATACCACCAATGTTGCAGCAAAAATAGGGCGAAACATCCTCAGACCCTTCAGTCAAGATATAGATACTTTGAAACAGGAAATTATGAGCAACAgtaggattttaaaaaaacaccccATTTTTCGTGCACAAAACATCGGAACATTTCTTAAGAACGTTCCAATGTGTCATGCACGAAACGAAACAACAGAAAGGGAGTTgcttaa
This window of the Necator americanus strain Aroian chromosome III, whole genome shotgun sequence genome carries:
- a CDS encoding hypothetical protein (NECATOR_CHRIII.G9164.T1); this encodes MDEPACKKLKVDSAPCADFESGDGLDGLSELEKLEPLPQTGHIGGDVPTTSQSTMPAPMPQAGFGQAGGGQPGGQPSQGTGQQQSVLQELLMTQTQGPAANNSPRPTFSTAPAANNFNTRSPMTGATMMSPPNANMAGAGRGAGGPGPSPGGPPGGPPGGPMRAPGQGPPVMYDGMQMAPQQPQYGQPMMTGGPQGQMRGYPGQYAPQGAPNQIPYPGQGRGQTIPRGGMMNGAHMQRPPQMAPPGRPGMPQMMSGMMRHPGMMEQPFNPNAPFQGQRPDQFMGGPPPQGFMNRQPYPGMMPGHPGPPQGPPMMMMDPSQSNGPHQMPNRPPGAGGPTQQPPGMMQMPNGAPPVSQQSHAHPQMSGAPVSQPQQRTPGTPLTPGTQDPEKRKLIQQQLVLLLHAHKCQQRERNPAEAANGRTPCNLPHCNTMKEVLQHMTICHNGRQCTYAHCASSRQIIAHWKNCNRDDCPVCKPLKSIQNQPSAAGSELSLQDMSQLLGPGSVGAPGSVGGGSMGPGGPQSVDPMAQFGSPAPASNQGAGAGSGAASAAPSGPGSVPGGPHSGPMSAAGLLNDYNPPMNDPFRSPNPPNKHAGPGSVGTTQGGPHHGMMSRAPGDFSTINFPPPDVPSHAKEWHQHVTRDLRNHLVGKLVKAIFPSPDPNAIHDQRIRDLINYARKVEMEMFESANDREEYYHLLAEKIYKIQKDLQDKKNSRLRADGGAQGGAASAAASAGAPPQSAPSAAAGQQQQGGAGGGVSEALGTIPDFDMDMPNPPNRTAGSTPLPPGLQATQQQQQQGPHSQQPHQQHNVAGWTGATGSGPMSAPPSAADPRTQQQRSQERIGPQSNSNHGSAAGTPLVKMEAMDTGDSNGPLSSSTNVSSTNGLPPSLVKSESKVKMEEGCSVAPGPSSGASASASNTSVKSTSKALDSTSSPKKEVVKREPTPPPGEDTIFDANELRHYLRPVWEKMDCSEDAVPFRMPVDPDLLHIPDYNDIIKHPMDLSTICVKLDSGRYKNPWEFCDDMWLMFDNAWMYNRKNSKVYKYCTKLSEMFVSEMDQVMQQMGYCCSRKLSFTPLALFCYGASMCTIARDQPYWVYEQTSSQYGVTVSERYTYCLKCFDALPPEGISLSENPNDQSNMAPKDKFVQMKNNVIDYEPFEVCKYCHRKWHRICALYDKKVFPEGFICDTCRKEKSYPKPENRFMAKRLPHNKLSQFLEDRVNTFLKNAMPNNPDQYEVIIRTLCVQDKEVEVKPLMKAKYGQQGFPDKFPYRTKAVFAFEIIDGVEVCFFGLHVQEYGSNCKEPNARRVYIAYLDSVHFFQPRELRTEVYHEILLGYLDYVKRLGYTMAHIWACPPSEGDDYIFHCHPPEQKIPKPKRLQDWYKKMLEKGVAEKTVVEFKDIYKQARDDNLTTPMSLPYFEGDFWPNVIEDCIREAGNEEAQRRKEVAEAEEEDDDIFQTGDNGKKKSSKNKKNNLKKNSKMNKKKQGSSTGNEVADKLYSQFEKHKEVFFTIRLVTQQSALSLPDIVDPDPLMASDMMDGRDTFLTRARDEHWEFSSLRRAKYSTLALCHALHESDVNKDMTYTCNKCNSSNAKWHCTTCDDFDLCETCRDSVPHEHPMEQIKPLIGAESGDSSGNNRFESIQRCILSLVHACQCRDANCRRVSCHKMKRVVQHTKMCKKRVNASCPVCKQLIALCCYHAKHCSRDSCSVPFCMNIRQKLAEQKRSIARRADMMMRRRIDGLQAVAGGPSASGSGSALVGPTSVPTPPPDNKPFAGTHMKGGMPGPSPLSQVPSMSSMPTHPQSGQHPQQQRGGFMSSGMMPPQQQQQQQQPGGMQPMGQGMSAGMGGPMGASTMYNPMQQQQQQQQQQQQQQQQQMSMMGGMRPGQHPGGQPIPPGGGRGAGGQPPPPYHHRAPTPMVGFNPNPSMMQPGMSMHPGMGQMRGQPGSGPMPPQQQQQQPPPQQQQGNPAVLDPAMAQVMSRLKMAKTDEEKTSVFQELKKTPHLFAAFIKMKPTPDGNWPSNMGPGGPGGPPQPGYYGGPPQPQGGARGPGGQFAPMGPGGWQQQQQYHQQRQQQGTSPAISGQQFGVGQGRSPSMGMGSSPMLPPQQAGQPDQSGQFR